From a single Micromonospora pallida genomic region:
- the rplM gene encoding 50S ribosomal protein L13: MRTYSPKPGEIERQWHVIDASDVVLGRLATHAATLLRGKHKPTFAPHVDTGDFVVIVNAGKVALTGNKRQQKIAYRHSGYPGGLKQVGYDELLTKRPERAIELAVKGMLPHNKLGRQLIKKLKVYAGAEHPHAAQQPVPFEIKQIAQ; the protein is encoded by the coding sequence GTGCGTACGTACAGCCCGAAGCCGGGTGAGATCGAGCGTCAGTGGCACGTCATCGACGCCTCTGATGTCGTGCTGGGCCGCCTGGCCACCCACGCCGCCACGTTGCTGCGTGGTAAGCACAAGCCGACTTTCGCGCCGCACGTCGACACGGGCGACTTCGTCGTCATCGTGAACGCGGGCAAGGTCGCGCTGACCGGCAACAAGCGGCAGCAGAAGATCGCCTACCGCCACTCCGGCTACCCGGGTGGTCTGAAGCAGGTCGGGTACGACGAGCTGCTGACCAAGCGTCCGGAGCGCGCCATCGAGCTGGCCGTCAAGGGCATGCTGCCCCACAACAAGCTCGGCCGTCAGCTCATCAAGAAGCTGAAGGTCTACGCCGGCGCCGAGCACCCGCACGCCGCGCAGCAGCCGGTGCCGTTCGAGATCAAGCAGATCGCGCAGTGA
- the rpsI gene encoding 30S ribosomal protein S9, translating to MTDITETEVAVEAAEAPAPVARAPRGDRPIQTVGRRKEAIVRVRIVPGSGKITCNGRDLEAYFPSKVHQQLIKDPLVTAEKPEAFDVIANLRGGGTTGQAGALRLAIARALIVSEPDDRPALKKAGFLTRDARVKESKKYGLKKARKAPQYSKR from the coding sequence ATGACCGACATCACCGAGACCGAGGTTGCCGTCGAGGCCGCCGAGGCGCCGGCGCCCGTCGCCCGCGCGCCCCGCGGTGACCGCCCGATCCAGACCGTGGGCCGCCGCAAGGAGGCCATCGTCCGGGTGCGCATCGTCCCCGGCAGCGGCAAGATCACCTGCAACGGCCGCGACCTCGAGGCCTACTTCCCGAGCAAGGTGCACCAGCAGCTCATCAAGGACCCGCTGGTCACCGCCGAGAAGCCCGAGGCCTTCGACGTGATCGCCAACCTGCGGGGCGGCGGCACCACCGGCCAGGCCGGCGCGCTGCGCCTGGCCATCGCCCGCGCGCTGATCGTCAGCGAGCCCGACGACCGCCCGGCGCTGAAGAAGGCCGGCTTCCTCACCCGGGACGCCCGGGTCAAGGAGAGCAAGAAGTACGGCCTCAAGAAGGCCCGTAAGGCTCCGCAGTACTCGAAGCGCTGA